The following are from one region of the Amedibacterium intestinale genome:
- the pulA gene encoding type I pullulanase, which yields MRQQTYYEAYLDDFDKIVVYLSRNSYGGSSNRFYVKDDDGNIYNLLIQSVETTQNNYTKYTLLLNEELEIGKEYYVVHQHARAVILQYSAIVKTQRFDDMFYYDGADLGYTYNNKYTSFALWAPCASRVKLEIAKNNVTYTYEMQRTEKGVFRYSVLENLENATYVYFVRVNGEWKETIDPYGNASIENSRRSAVIDMRKIKVKDYPLPEMKTACDAIIYEVSVRDFTSQKSTGILHRGTFNGFVEENEYTKEKCTGFSYLKSLGITHVQLMPVMDFGSVNEIYPELHYNWGYDPIQYRVPEGSFSIAPQNPYDRIFGLVNLVEECHKAGIRVNLDVVFNHVYDKETHFFENTVPNYYFQMNEQGDFSNGTWCGNDIDSKRKMCAKYIVDTCIYLVKTYHIDGLRFDLMGILDYHLMNEIQQKCKALNPNFMVYGEGWDMPSFLDYRERASIVNSFKMNEVAHFSDRFRDVVKGRTGAHEVNVKGYCSGAVYLIDIMKNVMSGSCTHEGMDPMFANPRNAVNYVECHDNMTSWDKLKECCKEDSKEIRIARHKMMIAAVMFAQGIPFLHSGQEFARSKHGLSNTYEESDDVNKLDYERRNQYQDIVDCTKDLIEIRKNHACLRYAEKEEVEENVRFSSIEQQVLLYQCKDSEEVLTIFFNPTNGTFHYEFDQDQTLIYYNKKIEESGCRHLTIAPFSVIVACHKYS from the coding sequence ATGCGACAGCAAACATATTATGAAGCTTATCTTGACGATTTTGATAAAATTGTAGTGTATCTATCTAGAAACAGTTATGGTGGAAGCAGCAATCGCTTTTATGTAAAAGATGACGATGGAAATATATATAATCTTCTTATACAATCTGTAGAAACAACACAAAATAATTATACAAAGTATACTCTATTGTTAAATGAAGAATTGGAAATTGGAAAAGAATACTATGTTGTACATCAACATGCACGTGCTGTCATTTTACAATACAGCGCTATTGTGAAAACGCAGCGCTTTGATGACATGTTTTACTATGATGGTGCTGATTTAGGATACACTTATAACAACAAGTATACATCTTTTGCCTTATGGGCACCTTGTGCAAGTCGTGTAAAATTGGAAATTGCGAAAAACAATGTAACATATACGTATGAAATGCAAAGAACAGAAAAAGGAGTATTTCGCTATTCTGTATTAGAAAATCTGGAAAATGCAACTTATGTATATTTTGTCAGAGTAAATGGAGAATGGAAAGAAACAATTGACCCTTATGGAAATGCATCAATAGAAAATTCTCGAAGATCAGCTGTAATTGATATGAGAAAAATAAAGGTAAAAGATTATCCTTTACCAGAAATGAAAACAGCATGTGATGCGATTATATATGAAGTCAGTGTACGTGATTTTACAAGTCAAAAGAGTACAGGAATACTACATAGAGGAACTTTTAATGGATTTGTAGAGGAAAATGAATATACAAAAGAGAAGTGTACAGGATTTTCATATTTAAAATCATTAGGCATTACACATGTGCAGCTGATGCCGGTTATGGATTTTGGTTCTGTGAATGAGATTTATCCAGAATTGCATTATAACTGGGGATATGATCCAATACAATATCGTGTACCGGAAGGAAGTTTTTCCATAGCTCCGCAAAATCCATATGATCGAATTTTTGGGCTGGTCAATCTTGTGGAGGAATGTCATAAAGCAGGAATTCGTGTAAATCTTGATGTTGTATTTAATCATGTATATGATAAGGAAACCCACTTTTTTGAAAATACAGTGCCTAATTATTATTTCCAAATGAATGAACAAGGGGATTTTTCTAATGGTACGTGGTGTGGAAATGATATAGACAGCAAACGTAAGATGTGTGCAAAATATATTGTGGATACTTGTATTTATCTAGTGAAAACCTATCATATTGATGGACTTCGCTTTGATTTGATGGGAATTCTAGATTATCATCTGATGAATGAAATACAACAAAAGTGCAAAGCTTTAAATCCGAATTTTATGGTTTATGGAGAAGGCTGGGATATGCCAAGTTTTTTAGATTACCGAGAAAGAGCAAGTATTGTAAACAGTTTTAAAATGAATGAGGTTGCTCATTTTTCTGATCGTTTTCGTGATGTTGTAAAGGGTAGAACCGGAGCACATGAAGTAAATGTAAAGGGATATTGCAGTGGGGCTGTTTATTTGATTGATATCATGAAAAATGTTATGAGTGGAAGCTGTACTCATGAAGGAATGGATCCTATGTTTGCCAATCCAAGAAATGCAGTTAATTATGTAGAATGCCATGATAATATGACAAGCTGGGATAAGCTGAAAGAATGTTGTAAAGAAGATAGCAAAGAAATACGCATTGCGCGTCATAAAATGATGATTGCAGCTGTAATGTTTGCGCAAGGAATTCCGTTTTTACATAGTGGTCAGGAATTTGCACGCAGCAAACATGGGTTGTCCAATACGTATGAGGAAAGTGACGATGTAAATAAGCTTGATTATGAAAGAAGAAATCAGTATCAGGATATTGTGGATTGTACAAAAGATTTAATAGAAATACGAAAGAATCATGCATGCTTACGTTATGCAGAAAAAGAAGAAGTTGAAGAAAATGTTCGTTTTTCCAGTATTGAACAGCAGGTATTGCTGTATCAATGTAAAGACAGTGAAGAAGTTTTAACAATTTTCTTTAACCCTACAAATGGGACTTTCCATTATGAATTCGATCAGGATCAAACATTGATTTATTATAATAAGAAAATTGAAGAATCTGGCTGCAGGCATTTAACGATCGCACCTTTTAGTGTTATTGTCGCATGCCATAAATACTCATAA
- a CDS encoding DegV family protein, producing MKIAVVTDSGSGYTAKEAQENGLFFLPLQVIVKDKMYLDGVDLYTEELYEMLRNGEMPTTSMPPMGRIEELFEKLKEEGYEAVIAVPLTAGLSSTSSVMQAAANRHDVDLRIINCYSTCMIQRYLADSAKALADKGYDADEIVQRLNVCVEHSDTLIIPDDLQHLKRGGRLTPLAAALGGLLKIKPVLKLNEDSEGKIDVFDKVRTMSKAMSKAVSTFSEANLDENYQLFVLHSGVPEEGNKLKEMLKDSFANNDVYCGLISAVISSHTGLGCLGIQYIKKIEI from the coding sequence ATGAAAATTGCTGTTGTTACAGATAGTGGAAGTGGATATACTGCAAAAGAAGCACAAGAGAATGGGTTATTCTTTTTGCCTTTGCAGGTTATTGTGAAAGATAAGATGTATTTAGATGGAGTGGATCTTTATACAGAAGAATTATATGAAATGCTTAGAAATGGGGAAATGCCAACAACTTCTATGCCTCCTATGGGACGTATTGAAGAGTTGTTTGAGAAATTAAAAGAAGAAGGGTATGAAGCTGTTATTGCAGTTCCTTTAACTGCCGGATTATCATCCACAAGCAGTGTTATGCAGGCGGCGGCAAATCGTCATGATGTAGATTTGCGTATCATTAACTGTTACAGTACTTGTATGATTCAGCGTTATTTGGCAGATAGTGCAAAAGCATTAGCAGATAAGGGATATGATGCAGATGAAATCGTTCAGCGTTTAAATGTGTGTGTAGAGCATAGTGATACGCTAATTATTCCAGATGATCTTCAACATTTAAAACGTGGGGGAAGATTAACTCCTTTGGCTGCCGCTTTAGGTGGTTTATTGAAAATTAAACCTGTTTTAAAACTTAATGAAGACAGCGAAGGAAAAATTGATGTTTTTGATAAAGTAAGAACAATGTCTAAGGCAATGAGCAAAGCAGTTTCTACTTTTTCAGAAGCAAATCTGGATGAAAATTATCAGTTGTTTGTTTTGCATAGCGGCGTACCAGAAGAAGGAAACAAACTGAAAGAAATGCTGAAAGATAGTTTCGCAAATAATGATGTATACTGCGGCTTGATTAGTGCTGTTATATCATCACACACAGGTCTTGGATGTTTAGGTATTCAATATATCAAAAAAATAGAGATATAA
- a CDS encoding anti-sigma-I factor RsgI family protein → MHFDEFNDIHASEETKNKTLAYVMRKQKKHPYQKPALALLITSCLLLLFIFPSFLTRQSVKNNPVSSLDSISYISVDINPSMEWAVNEKNIIIDVTSYNEDVKNLSFVTSLKGKTLMEGMNLMMQDTAFQEYMKEGFLEIGIYSEQKQQENKLEKQINDFLEERLSSSKYHCSCPNKDTFERSREQKISFGKYSVIQEILLYDSTYSETELKSKSMRELYDILALYDEDTSSKGKHHGKQKGKHHKQQSVQKR, encoded by the coding sequence ATGCATTTCGATGAATTCAATGATATTCATGCCAGTGAGGAAACTAAAAATAAGACATTGGCATATGTTATGCGCAAACAAAAAAAACACCCCTATCAAAAGCCAGCACTTGCACTTCTCATTACTTCATGTCTTCTTTTACTATTTATCTTTCCTTCCTTTCTTACAAGGCAGTCTGTTAAAAACAATCCCGTATCGTCTTTAGATTCCATATCTTATATCAGTGTTGACATTAACCCCAGCATGGAGTGGGCAGTCAATGAAAAAAATATCATTATTGATGTCACATCCTATAATGAAGATGTCAAAAACTTATCTTTTGTAACATCTTTAAAAGGGAAAACATTAATGGAAGGTATGAATTTAATGATGCAGGATACTGCTTTTCAAGAATATATGAAAGAAGGCTTTTTAGAAATTGGAATATACAGTGAACAGAAACAGCAGGAAAACAAATTAGAAAAGCAGATCAATGACTTTCTTGAAGAACGACTTTCTTCTTCAAAATATCACTGTTCCTGCCCAAATAAAGATACTTTTGAACGCTCTAGAGAACAGAAAATCTCTTTTGGAAAATACAGTGTTATACAAGAAATTCTGCTGTATGATTCCACCTACAGTGAAACAGAGTTAAAAAGTAAAAGTATGAGAGAACTATACGATATTTTAGCCTTATATGATGAAGATACTTCCTCAAAAGGAAAACATCATGGAAAACAGAAAGGAAAACATCACAAACAGCAATCCGTACAAAAAAGGTAA
- a CDS encoding DegV family protein, whose amino-acid sequence MKVAFVTDSGTGKTVSELKQDGIFSVPLQVSYDNTNYQDLEELGIEEMYRLMRDGVMLSTSLPSLGKIEALFEHLKNEGYEQIFAVPICTGLSGTINAMQMCAKTVGILFDYVDCNVTAVVQDYMIHLAKDLHEKGKSISEIKAVLESVVDSTNTYLLPNDLHHLKRGGRLTPLAATLGGLLKIKPILMINKNTSGKIDVADKVRTMHKAMDKVIQRMKDEHVNKDYMITVAHADDIEEACYYMSKIKEAFPDAKHQIIKLVSVVGVHTGIGCQAVQYFKMVK is encoded by the coding sequence ATGAAAGTAGCTTTTGTTACAGATAGTGGAACTGGAAAAACAGTATCTGAATTAAAACAGGATGGAATCTTCAGTGTACCTTTACAGGTAAGTTATGATAATACAAACTATCAGGATTTAGAAGAGTTAGGAATTGAAGAAATGTATAGACTGATGAGAGATGGAGTCATGCTTTCTACATCGCTTCCTTCTTTAGGAAAAATTGAAGCATTGTTTGAACATCTGAAAAATGAAGGATATGAACAAATTTTCGCAGTTCCTATTTGTACAGGATTAAGCGGCACAATTAATGCTATGCAAATGTGCGCGAAAACGGTAGGAATTCTTTTTGATTATGTAGATTGTAATGTGACGGCTGTTGTTCAGGATTATATGATTCATCTTGCGAAAGACTTGCATGAAAAAGGAAAATCAATTTCTGAAATAAAAGCAGTATTGGAATCTGTCGTTGATTCTACAAATACGTATTTGCTGCCAAATGATTTGCATCATTTAAAACGTGGTGGAAGGTTAACACCACTGGCAGCTACCTTGGGAGGATTATTAAAAATCAAACCGATTTTAATGATTAACAAAAATACTTCTGGAAAAATTGATGTTGCGGACAAGGTTCGTACAATGCATAAGGCTATGGATAAGGTCATTCAGCGAATGAAAGATGAACATGTCAATAAAGATTATATGATTACAGTAGCACATGCAGATGATATAGAAGAAGCATGTTATTATATGAGTAAAATAAAAGAAGCATTTCCTGACGCAAAACATCAGATTATTAAACTGGTAAGTGTTGTAGGAGTGCATACAGGTATTGGATGTCAGGCAGTTCAGTATTTTAAAATGGTAAAGTAA
- a CDS encoding RNA polymerase sigma factor yields the protein MKSEEEMTYAIHQYGDLVQKICCLHKKQKSDIDDIFQTVFLKYAQAKDFNDREHEKAWIVKVTMNACKSTYRDWFHKHASLSDVIETYGISQENTSYMLDALYKLNENYRKVIYLHYYEGYKIKEIADILHKKENTIHTWLKRAKDELKDLLGGDLDAFR from the coding sequence ATGAAGAGTGAAGAAGAAATGACGTATGCCATTCATCAATATGGCGATCTTGTACAAAAAATCTGCTGTCTGCATAAAAAACAAAAATCTGATATTGACGATATTTTTCAGACAGTATTTTTAAAATATGCGCAGGCAAAAGATTTTAATGATAGAGAACATGAAAAAGCATGGATTGTAAAAGTTACCATGAATGCCTGTAAAAGCACATACAGGGACTGGTTTCATAAGCATGCTTCTTTAAGTGATGTTATAGAAACCTATGGCATTTCCCAGGAAAACACATCTTATATGCTTGATGCTCTCTACAAACTTAATGAAAACTACCGCAAGGTAATTTATCTGCACTATTATGAAGGATATAAAATAAAAGAAATTGCAGATATTCTTCACAAAAAAGAAAACACCATCCACACCTGGTTAAAACGTGCAAAAGATGAACTTAAGGATTTATTAGGAGGTGATCTTGATGCATTTCGATGA